A single region of the Sulfurospirillum arsenophilum NBRC 109478 genome encodes:
- a CDS encoding efflux RND transporter periplasmic adaptor subunit — translation MLIKTLKPLLLTLPLLWLGCSGESKPVKSAMSVEVGTYVLSAQNVTLTRELPGRTKATLSSEIRPQVGGIIQARLFEEGAVVKKDAVLYQIDPSAYQAAFDEANAALKNAEATLESARLKSERYADLVKIDGVSKQDMEDAKAAYLQAIASIDGKKAALQTARINLEYTKIKAPISGRIGTSSDTVGALVTAGQTTALATIRVLDPIYVDLAQSSTQLLKLRALLAQKGVTHGSTKLSLKLEDGTVYQHSGNLQFQEIAVDESTGSVTLRATFPNPEGVLLPGMYVRALIDEAINANAVLVPQQGVQRDPKGNATALIVTAENKVEKRVLTTDRVIGDTWLVNSGLNAGDRVIVEGSGKVRAGDSVRVVDVTTTLGKAQ, via the coding sequence ATGCTAATCAAAACTCTAAAACCACTCCTACTCACGTTACCACTCTTATGGCTTGGTTGCTCGGGTGAGAGCAAACCTGTCAAGTCTGCAATGTCAGTTGAAGTTGGTACGTATGTGCTCAGTGCCCAAAACGTTACGTTGACACGTGAATTACCGGGGCGTACAAAAGCAACACTTAGTTCTGAGATACGTCCTCAAGTAGGCGGTATCATTCAAGCGCGCCTTTTTGAAGAAGGTGCAGTCGTCAAAAAAGATGCGGTACTTTACCAAATTGACCCTTCTGCTTATCAAGCCGCGTTTGATGAAGCCAATGCCGCACTCAAAAATGCTGAAGCAACGCTTGAATCTGCGCGCCTCAAAAGCGAGCGCTACGCGGATCTTGTCAAGATAGATGGCGTGTCTAAACAAGACATGGAAGATGCAAAAGCGGCTTATTTACAGGCTATTGCAAGTATTGATGGAAAAAAAGCAGCCTTGCAAACAGCACGTATTAATTTAGAATACACGAAGATCAAAGCACCTATTAGTGGGCGTATTGGTACTTCAAGTGACACCGTTGGAGCACTTGTCACAGCGGGGCAAACGACGGCTCTTGCGACGATTCGCGTACTTGATCCTATTTACGTGGATCTTGCACAGTCCAGTACGCAACTGCTAAAACTGAGAGCACTGTTAGCACAAAAAGGTGTAACGCACGGCAGTACGAAACTCTCTTTGAAACTTGAAGATGGTACGGTGTATCAACACAGTGGTAATCTCCAATTTCAAGAAATAGCCGTCGATGAAAGCACAGGCTCTGTGACCCTTCGTGCGACATTCCCTAATCCTGAGGGTGTTTTGCTTCCGGGTATGTATGTGCGCGCACTCATCGATGAAGCCATCAATGCAAATGCTGTTTTAGTACCGCAACAAGGGGTTCAGCGTGATCCTAAAGGCAATGCAACGGCACTCATCGTTACTGCTGAAAACAAAGTCGAGAAGCGCGTACTCACAACCGATCGTGTCATTGGCGATACATGGCTTGTCAACAGCGGATTAAATGCGGGCGATAGAGTCATTGTTGAAGGTTCTGGTAAAGTACGAGCAGGTGATAGTGTTCGTGTGGTAGATGTCACCACAACCTTGGGTAAAGCACAATGA
- a CDS encoding bacteriohemerythrin, with translation MVIEWDERFSLHHALLDAQHQKLFELANAAQRLDPDNANKAELGRLFKEFYDYMGKHFKEEEAYMQSLDYPLLEKHKKFHESIIDGMTNILKENKGVVELQKSIQIIAKKWLAEHILENDLKIEKWRKSITVTDEDVVSFL, from the coding sequence GTGGTCATTGAATGGGATGAGCGTTTTAGCCTACATCACGCGTTACTTGATGCTCAGCATCAAAAACTTTTTGAGCTTGCTAACGCAGCACAAAGGCTCGACCCCGATAATGCCAACAAAGCTGAACTTGGAAGGCTTTTTAAAGAGTTTTATGACTACATGGGAAAACATTTTAAAGAGGAAGAGGCTTATATGCAAAGTCTTGATTACCCTCTCTTGGAAAAACATAAGAAATTTCATGAAAGCATTATTGATGGCATGACAAACATTTTAAAAGAGAACAAAGGGGTGGTTGAACTTCAAAAAAGCATCCAAATAATCGCCAAAAAATGGCTTGCAGAACATATTTTGGAAAATGATCTTAAAATCGAAAAGTGGCGTAAAAGTATTACTGTTACAGATGAAGATGTCGTATCTTTTCTTTAA
- a CDS encoding efflux RND transporter permease subunit → MIAHFFIHRPIFAWVISIVIMLAGMGSILTLPVAQYPDVAPPTIRIDTTYTGASAQTVENSVIQIIEQQLTGLDGLLYFSSSSSSSGSARIDVTFQKGTDADTAQVQVQNKVAQITTRLPKSVQNEGVRVTKAQNDFLMIVSLYDITDTKMSVDVADYLLSTLQDPIARLEGVGTVQVFGGQYAMRIWLDPNKLASYSLMPSDISSAITAQNVQVSAGSIGALPSSGEQQLNATVTAKSQLQTAEEFANIIVKSDSNGAIVRLSDVSRVELGSESYSNVTRLNGHPASGLAVMLAPGANALSTADRIKKTIAKMEPTMPDGYKVAYPRDSTKFIRISIEEVVKTLFEAILLVIVVMFVFLQNWRATLIPAIAVPVVLLGTFGVLEVFGYSINTLTMFGMVLSIGLLVDDAIVVVENVERIMREEKLSPVEATEKSMKEITSALIGIATVLSAVFLPMAFFGGSTGVIYRQFSITIVSSMILSVIVALTLTPALCASLLKPHVETHGHGFFGWFNNTFESLIERYKGNVSAVIARPIRWMLLYGIIAAVMAFLILRLPTGFLPSEDQGNSMVQFSLPEGASFKRSDAVAREIERYFLNNESNNTEAIFTISGFSFSGSGQNAGMAFVALKDWDQRPGVYNRADTISNRATMNLSRVRDAQIFSLNPPAIQGLGQSNGFNFQLQALSDTDREQFKTFRDTLLSNVRNDSLFTAVRLGSLGETPQLKVKIDEAKAVALGLSLSDIDDTLSFAWAGKYVNDFVDRGRVKKVYAQGDMAFRSKPEDLDQWFVKSSQDVMTPFSAFATSSWSYGAQTLTRYNGLASYEIQGAAASGISSGIAMDKMEALQAALPTGTSFAWSGLSYQERLSSGQTVKLYAISILVVFLCLAALYESWAVPFSVLLVIPLGIFGSVVAASLRGLENDVYFQVALLTTIGLSSKNAILIVEFAEAAYNRGSSLVEAAVEGSKLRLRPILMTSLAFIAGVLPLALSSGAGANSRISIGTGIIGGTLSATFLAIFLVPLFFVLVRGIFPKRQHHATMVGEV, encoded by the coding sequence ATGATCGCACACTTTTTTATCCATAGACCCATTTTTGCATGGGTTATCTCTATTGTGATTATGCTTGCAGGTATGGGATCGATTCTGACCTTACCGGTTGCACAATACCCTGATGTTGCGCCACCAACCATTCGCATCGATACAACCTATACGGGAGCTTCTGCACAAACGGTGGAGAACAGTGTCATACAGATTATTGAGCAACAACTTACAGGGCTTGATGGACTTTTGTATTTTTCTTCCAGCAGTAGCTCTTCAGGAAGTGCTCGCATTGATGTAACCTTTCAAAAAGGAACGGATGCCGATACCGCTCAAGTTCAAGTGCAAAACAAAGTAGCCCAAATCACCACACGTCTTCCAAAGTCCGTTCAAAATGAGGGTGTGCGCGTTACGAAAGCGCAAAATGACTTTTTGATGATTGTCTCTTTGTATGACATCACCGATACCAAAATGTCGGTCGATGTTGCCGATTATTTGCTCAGTACATTACAAGATCCGATTGCGCGTTTAGAAGGTGTGGGTACGGTGCAAGTGTTTGGTGGTCAGTATGCCATGCGCATTTGGTTAGATCCCAATAAACTGGCTTCGTATAGTTTGATGCCCTCCGATATCAGCAGTGCTATTACGGCGCAAAACGTGCAGGTCTCTGCGGGTAGCATTGGTGCATTGCCAAGTTCAGGAGAACAACAGCTCAATGCCACCGTGACCGCTAAGTCACAGCTGCAAACAGCAGAAGAGTTCGCCAATATCATTGTCAAAAGTGATAGCAATGGTGCCATCGTTCGTTTAAGTGATGTTTCCAGAGTGGAACTTGGAAGTGAGAGTTACAGCAATGTCACCAGACTCAATGGTCATCCAGCCTCTGGACTTGCGGTGATGCTAGCCCCTGGGGCTAACGCACTCTCAACGGCTGATCGCATTAAAAAGACGATTGCAAAGATGGAACCTACGATGCCAGATGGTTATAAAGTAGCGTATCCTAGAGATAGTACCAAGTTTATTCGCATCTCCATTGAAGAGGTTGTCAAAACACTTTTTGAAGCGATTTTACTGGTCATCGTGGTTATGTTCGTCTTTTTGCAAAACTGGCGTGCGACCCTCATTCCTGCCATCGCCGTGCCCGTTGTTCTCTTAGGAACCTTTGGTGTTTTAGAGGTTTTTGGTTACTCCATTAACACACTAACCATGTTTGGTATGGTACTCTCCATTGGTCTTTTGGTGGATGATGCGATTGTTGTTGTTGAAAACGTTGAGCGTATTATGCGTGAAGAGAAGCTCTCTCCTGTCGAAGCAACCGAGAAGTCGATGAAAGAGATCACGAGTGCTTTGATTGGTATTGCAACGGTTCTTTCTGCTGTTTTCCTTCCTATGGCGTTTTTTGGAGGCTCAACGGGAGTAATTTATCGTCAGTTTTCCATTACGATCGTCTCTTCGATGATTCTCTCTGTCATTGTGGCGCTTACGCTAACACCAGCACTTTGTGCTTCATTGTTAAAGCCTCATGTTGAAACACATGGACATGGTTTCTTTGGTTGGTTTAACAACACGTTTGAGTCGCTCATTGAGCGTTACAAAGGCAATGTCAGCGCTGTGATTGCACGTCCGATACGTTGGATGCTTCTTTATGGCATCATCGCTGCTGTGATGGCATTTTTGATTTTACGCCTACCGACTGGTTTTTTACCGAGTGAAGATCAGGGTAACAGCATGGTTCAGTTTAGTTTACCTGAGGGTGCTTCGTTTAAACGAAGTGACGCCGTTGCGCGTGAGATAGAACGCTACTTCTTAAATAATGAATCCAACAACACCGAAGCGATCTTTACCATCTCTGGCTTTAGCTTTAGTGGAAGTGGTCAAAATGCGGGTATGGCGTTTGTGGCACTCAAAGACTGGGATCAAAGACCTGGTGTTTACAACAGAGCCGATACCATCTCAAATCGCGCCACGATGAATCTTTCACGTGTTCGTGATGCACAGATATTTTCGCTCAATCCTCCTGCCATTCAAGGACTAGGTCAGAGCAATGGCTTTAACTTCCAGCTTCAAGCCCTCTCCGATACGGATCGTGAACAGTTTAAAACCTTTCGTGACACACTGCTAAGCAATGTACGCAACGATAGCCTCTTTACTGCGGTTCGTTTAGGAAGTTTAGGTGAAACACCGCAATTAAAAGTGAAAATTGATGAAGCCAAAGCCGTAGCCCTTGGACTCTCGCTCTCTGACATTGACGATACACTGAGCTTCGCATGGGCAGGCAAGTATGTCAATGACTTTGTCGATCGTGGACGGGTTAAAAAAGTTTATGCACAAGGCGATATGGCGTTTCGCTCTAAGCCTGAAGATTTGGATCAGTGGTTTGTTAAAAGCAGTCAAGATGTGATGACGCCTTTTTCCGCATTTGCCACATCAAGTTGGAGTTATGGTGCGCAGACGCTCACCCGTTATAACGGTTTGGCATCGTATGAGATTCAAGGTGCAGCCGCTTCTGGAATTAGTTCGGGTATTGCGATGGATAAGATGGAAGCTTTGCAGGCAGCTCTGCCAACAGGCACAAGCTTTGCGTGGAGTGGACTCTCGTATCAAGAAAGGCTTTCCAGCGGGCAAACCGTTAAACTCTATGCCATTTCAATTTTGGTCGTATTCTTATGTTTAGCCGCCCTTTATGAGAGTTGGGCCGTACCGTTTTCTGTTTTATTGGTCATTCCATTGGGTATTTTTGGTTCAGTCGTTGCGGCATCTCTTCGTGGACTCGAAAACGATGTCTATTTCCAAGTAGCTCTTTTAACGACCATCGGACTCTCTTCTAAAAATGCTATTTTGATCGTTGAGTTTGCGGAAGCGGCGTATAATCGTGGAAGTTCGCTTGTCGAAGCCGCTGTGGAAGGCTCAAAGCTGAGACTTCGCCCGATTTTGATGACATCACTGGCGTTCATTGCGGGTGTTTTACCTCTGGCTCTCTCCAGTGGAGCGGGGGCAAACAGTCGTATTTCGATTGGTACGGGTATCATTGGAGGAACGCTCAGTGCGACCTTCTTAGCGATTTTCTTAGTGCCGCTCTTTTTTGTGTTGGTTCGTGGAATATTTCCAAAACGTCAGCATCATGCGACAATGGTAGGGGAGGTTTAA
- a CDS encoding rhodanese-like domain-containing protein, with the protein MRFIFFAVLLTGALLAENPMGLQFSGVKTTHVMSDGKRQGVVIERNTPSSCNHVWINTEAIFSGDYAGKDVPKLCQKSFVTTVGKIQPMNIAQGVVTVGEIEVLDFIKNKANVAPNAYILVDARKRDWYEQMTIPSSINIPFDEIEYDEAIPEDFERVQKLLGFKKAGDTYDFTHVKTALLFCNGAWCAQSGLAIEKLIKIGYPREKLLWYRGGLQDWLALGLSVVQPQK; encoded by the coding sequence ATGCGTTTCATTTTTTTTGCAGTGCTTTTGACGGGTGCTCTGTTGGCTGAAAATCCGATGGGTTTGCAATTTAGTGGTGTTAAAACAACCCATGTGATGAGTGATGGAAAGAGGCAAGGCGTGGTCATTGAACGCAATACCCCTTCTTCGTGCAACCATGTTTGGATTAATACAGAAGCGATTTTCAGTGGAGATTATGCGGGTAAAGATGTTCCCAAATTATGCCAAAAAAGCTTTGTCACTACGGTTGGTAAAATTCAACCTATGAACATCGCACAAGGCGTGGTTACGGTGGGTGAAATTGAGGTGCTTGATTTTATTAAAAACAAAGCCAATGTTGCGCCCAATGCTTACATTTTAGTCGATGCGCGAAAACGCGACTGGTATGAGCAGATGACTATACCCAGTAGCATCAACATTCCTTTTGATGAGATCGAGTACGATGAGGCAATCCCTGAAGATTTTGAGCGAGTGCAAAAACTGTTAGGGTTTAAAAAAGCAGGTGATACATATGATTTTACTCATGTAAAAACGGCACTACTTTTTTGTAATGGAGCGTGGTGTGCTCAGTCAGGCTTGGCGATTGAAAAACTGATCAAAATAGGGTATCCGAGAGAAAAATTGTTATGGTATCGAGGAGGCTTGCAAGATTGGTTAGCACTTGGATTGAGTGTTGTTCAGCCTCAAAAGTAG